A single window of Archangium gephyra DNA harbors:
- a CDS encoding sterol desaturase family protein, giving the protein MLLGIAAVCFALEHLFRGWRLPRVRAWHLRVVLINLVQVGVVVLAGFTWERWLAATSLFHLSRALPPLAAGALAYFIATFVFYWWHRARHESDLLWRLFHQIHHSPQRLEVITSFYKHPLEMVANSLIGGLLIYTVLGLSPAAGAVYTACTALGEFFYHTNVRTPRWVGFIFQRPEMHRIHHEYGKHRDNYGDIVWWDMLFGTYSNPPTWEATCGFEDARELRLAEMLAFRDVHRE; this is encoded by the coding sequence ATGCTGCTTGGCATCGCCGCCGTCTGCTTCGCCCTCGAGCACCTCTTCCGCGGCTGGCGGCTGCCACGCGTGCGCGCCTGGCACCTGCGGGTGGTCCTCATCAACCTGGTCCAGGTGGGCGTCGTGGTGCTCGCCGGCTTCACCTGGGAGCGCTGGCTGGCCGCCACCTCCCTCTTCCACCTCTCGCGCGCCCTGCCCCCGCTGGCCGCTGGCGCCCTCGCCTACTTCATCGCCACCTTCGTCTTCTACTGGTGGCACCGGGCCCGGCACGAGAGCGACCTGCTCTGGCGCCTCTTCCATCAAATCCACCACAGCCCCCAGCGCCTGGAGGTCATCACCAGCTTCTACAAGCACCCGCTGGAGATGGTGGCCAACTCCCTCATTGGCGGCCTGCTCATCTACACCGTGTTGGGCTTGAGCCCGGCGGCGGGCGCCGTCTACACCGCCTGCACCGCGCTGGGCGAGTTCTTCTACCACACCAACGTGCGCACCCCCCGTTGGGTGGGCTTCATCTTCCAGCGCCCGGAGATGCACCGCATCCACCACGAATACGGCAAGCACCGCGACAACTACGGCGACATCGTCTGGTGGGACATGCTGTTCGGCACCTACTCCAACCCGCCCACCTGGGAGGCCACCTGTGGCTTCGAGGACGCCCGGGAGCTGCGACTGGCCGAGATGCTCGCCTTCCGCGACGTCCACCGGGAGTGA